A single Aspergillus puulaauensis MK2 DNA, chromosome 7, nearly complete sequence DNA region contains:
- a CDS encoding uncharacterized protein (COG:S;~EggNog:ENOG410Q1NU;~SECRETED:SignalP(1-20)), with protein sequence MKAILSSVLGIGCVAHVANASIVALDNPNLFPFVFNGVAVFNYPDWNTQHPRDRTLEGENFFCYATEKGYLSFGWWLAASPETDYSHCRADSLDYVWYEYSEKIECTEMGCKAHILNYWAANNTLKFETDYVFSDANLADPQLGTLSTFYRDEQQGPSAVGTRRVLSSEASTALECCQALKTFRRVRDRHNLNLAFDFEDICPPREAVKSSWWQWGQTSLGGGCDDEGEGEGGFGNDLR encoded by the exons ATGAAggccatcctctcctctGTTCTCGGCATAGGCTGTGTTGCACATGTTGCCAATGCGAGTATCGTGGCCCTGGACAATCCCAATTTATTCCCGTTTGTTTTTAACGGAGTCGCTGTCTTCAATTATCCAGATTGGAACACCCAGCACCCCCGCGATCGCACCCTGGAAGGCGAGAACTTCTTTTGCTATGCTACTGAGAAAGGCTACCTGAGCTTCGGCTG GTGGTTAGCTGCCTCCCCAGAGACCGACTACTCGCATTGTCGCGCCGATTCGCTTGACTATGTCTGGTACGAGTACTCCGAGAAGATCGAGTGCACTGAAATGGGCTGCAAGGCGCATATACTCAACTACTGGGCTGCCAACAATACCCTGAAATTCGAGACAGATTATGTCTTCAGCGATGCCAATCTCGCAGATCCGCAATTGGGTACTCTGAGTACATTCTACCGCGATGAGCAGCAGGGACCGTCGGCGGTTGGCACCAGGCGCGTCCTTTCCTCCGAGGCATCCACCGCACTGGAGTGCTGTCAAGCATTGAAGACTTTCCGCAGGGTCAGGGATAGACACAACCTCAATCTAGCTTTCGATTTCGAAGATATCTGTCCGCCGCGGGAGGCGGTCAAAAGCTCATGGTGGCAGTGGGGTCAGACTTCGCTGGGTGGTGGATGCGATGAcgaaggtgaaggtgaaggGGGCTTTGGCAATGACCTTCGTTGA
- a CDS encoding uncharacterized protein (COG:I;~EggNog:ENOG410PPHA;~InterPro:IPR019826,IPR019819,IPR002018,IPR029058;~MEROPS:MER0030934;~PFAM:PF00135,PF07859;~SECRETED:SignalP(1-21)), which produces MRLTHLCVGLVQCLHAWGARPASIPKSPAFTVLVDNTLEPSTVQSSPSYLLLHEAQTQERAAEACNALGEVLASVEDVPLFQPLLLVHQKALDEERSRPMWLTGNGGACTAYTLPDNHTSTVDCTRRIGALCTNTAEYQTGFSAPSTSRHVHVDTSQGSIKGFRDRLTAQFRGIPYAKPPIGERRLENPERLHSLPGQKGGLAYDATKFRPLCPQDMGPNATPDLQNPDYPISEDCLYLNVYTPMLPEANAPDLLPVLVWIHGGSNYYGGSSMPFYLGMNLASRRPLVVVSLNYRLGALGFLSDPTRPLGFGSNQAMRDQIMALNWVQEHIKSFGGDPARVTIFGESSGGSAVMSLLQTPLAKGLFAGAIVQSGSTWSGWQRPQVQASLTQMFLDLAGCKDLSCVKNERTTSEILEYQGRLFSKAQDVFPRGQVNFVEPVRPYIDHDLITEDWDTALANGRYHKVPTLVTYTRDEFGLILQANESFKESPTNYSTAAEFLATFLLGEERTRQVLDTPELGFDRSLIPAPDVTDPFIQLTTDLGYRCSSEIYASLLERHNRDVWEVSWDIGLPQFLGGKICGNGTGRACHAAELPILFGSAGYANISSHDALASVSYFQQARDTIDLYSNFVYDGELSINTTEYPQRGGDAVRNVLHWNDMPASTGGGVRWEICQKMEEMKLYDRLHYPYFPIRDPRVRVGESQGNLQDPLGAGPFG; this is translated from the exons ATGCGTTTGACACACCTGTGTGTTGGGCTCGTCCAATGTTTACATGCTTGGGGGGCTCGGCCCGCAAGTATCCCCAAATCGCCAGCCTTCACTGTTCTGGTGGATAATACCCTA GAACCTTCCACCGTCCAATCCAGCCCGTCCTATCTATTGCTACATGAAGCACAAACGCAAGAACGCGCTGCAGAGGCTTGTAACGCACTGGGGGAGGTTCTGGCGAGTGTCGAAGATGTGCCTCTATTCCAGCCACTGCTTCTGGTGCACCAGAAAGCtctggatgaggagcgaTCTCGTCCCATGTGGTTGACAGGAAACGGCGGGGCGTGCACAGCATATACTCTTCCAGATAATCACACCTCGACTGTCGATTGCACCCGCCGTATTGGCGCTCTTTGCACCAATACTGCAGAATATCAGACTGGGTTCAGCGCCCCATCCACAAGTCGCCATGTACATGTTGATACATCGCAAGGATCTATCAAGGGGTTCCGGGACCGCTTGACGGCACAATTCCGGGGAATTCCCTATGCCAAACCCCCGATAGGCGAGAGACGACTGGAGAACCCGGAAAGACTGCACAGCTTACCCGGACAAAAAGGGGGATTGGCATATGATGCTACAAAGTTTAGGCCACTATGTCCG CAAGACATGGGCCCGAACGCTACGCCGGACCTCCAAAACCCAGATTATCCTATATCCGAGGACTGCCTATATCTCAATGTCTACACCCCAATGCTTCCGGAAGCTAATGCCCCTGATCTGTTACCTGTGCTGGTTTGGATCCATGGTGGCTCGAATTACTACGGTGGCTCGTCCATGCCTTTCTATCTTGGAATGAACCTCGCAAGCCGCCGACcattggtggtggtctcCCTGAACTACCGCCTCGGCGCGCTGGGATTCCTCTCCGATCCAACGAGGCCATTGGGCTTTGGAAGCAACCAAGCGATGCGCGACCAGATCATGGCTCTGAACTGGGTTCAGGAGCATATCAAATCCTTCGGTGGCGATCCCGCACGAGTCACAATTTTCGGAGAGTCCTCTGGAGGCAGCGCCGTCATGTCTCTCCTCCAGACACCCCTTGCAAAGGGCCTCTTTGCCGGTGCCATCGTCCAGTCCGGGAGCACATGGTCGGGTTGGCAGAGGCCACAGGTGCAGGCCAGCCTCACGCAGAtgttcctggatctggctGGTTGCAAGGACCTGAGTTGCGTGAAAAACGAGCGGACGACCTCGGAGATACTAGAGTACCAAGGGCGGCTGTTTTCAAAGGCTCAAGACGTGTTTCCTCGCGGGCAAGTCAACTTTGTCGAGCCGGTGCGGCCGTATATCGATCATGACCTGATCACGGAAGATTGGGATACTGCATTGGCGAATGGTCGTTACCACAAGGTGCCAACGCTTGTCACATATACCCGTGACGAGTTCGGATTGATTCTACAGGCCAATGAGTCGTTCAAGGAAAGCCCGACAAATTATTCAACAGCGGCTGAGTTTCTAGCCACATTTCTCCTAGGCGAGGAGCGGACCAGACAAGTATTAGACACCCCGGAGCTGGGGTTCGACCGGTCATTGATCCCTGCGCCTGATGTTACCGACCCGTTTATCCAACTTACTACGGACCTAGGGTACCGATGTAGCAGTGAGATCTACGCAAGCCTTCTAGAGCGGCATAACCGCGACGTATGGGAAGTATCGTGGGACATCGGTCTGCCGCAGTTCCTCGGGGGCAAGATCTGTGGCAATGGCACGGGCCGCGCCTGCCATGCCGCTGAACTGCCTATCCTGTTTGGCTCAGCGGGATATGCCAATATCAGCAGTCATGATGCGCTCGCCTCTGTTAGCTACTTCCAGCAGGCTCGCGACACGATTGATCTGTACAGCAACTTCGTGTATGATGGCGAGTTGAGCATCAATACGACTGAGTATCCTCAGCGTGGTGGCGATGCGGTCCGCAATGTCCTCCACTGGAACGACATGCCTGCGTCAACCGGTGGAGGCGTCCGCTGGGAGATCTgccagaagatggaggagatgaagttGTATGATCGGTTGCACTACCCATATTTCCCCATCCGTGACCCCCGCGTACGCGTGGGAGAAAGTCAGGGTAATTTGCAGGATCCCTTGGGAGCAGGGCCCTTTGGTTGA
- a CDS encoding uncharacterized protein (COG:U;~EggNog:ENOG410Q1SZ;~InterPro:IPR020846,IPR011701,IPR036259;~PFAM:PF07690;~TransMembrane:11 (n10-19c24/25o34-56i68-88o94-116i128-150o156-176i232-253o265-289i301-317o332-353i380-403o409-430i);~go_function: GO:0022857 - transmembrane transporter activity [Evidence IEA];~go_process: GO:0055085 - transmembrane transport [Evidence IEA]), which yields MSMALFTDELLFSFMVPLLPYIFAQRIHVEESRVQAYTSIFLFEGALVAIITSPLIGHVADRAKSKKALLLGMLMLTLASVCGLALTTSLAGLFIGRFFQCFTSNGLWIVGVATMVEGVGSEHMGKIAGLTSTLTAAGTCAGPLLAGVLFGLGGYWPAWIGPAVFLVVDILMRVLLIDRPKAPREGLPDQTSDDGIEATEDSRLLGGPPVAGQVEEATGWRFYAHLFRQPRFATGIICYTAYALYIASFQATIPLHSSDTFNWGVFPAGLLLAAVQGPGMVLAPLIGYWKDRWGPRFPTTIAFFLMVPFLLLSGAAGDDRFPWFTGGTKGKVTYICALATTGCLMSLLSGVGAMEATEAVDKSEEDHPGIFGIYGGYSRAVAITSMSWTTGLLVGPVLAGFVVERFGYFELQSVLATISIACGISAALYLSPVAPNSRVAEGNEEDMHHNQDSS from the exons ATGTCCATGGCACTCTTTACAG ATGAGCTTCTTTTCTCATTTATGGTCCCCTTGCTTCCTTACATCTTTGCGCAGCGTATCCACGTTGAAGAATCTCGTGTGCAAGCATACACATCAATATTCTTATTCGAAGGCGCTTTAGTCGCCATCATAACCAGCCCATTGATTGGACATGTTGCCGACCGCGCAAAGTCCAAGAAGGCCTTGCTCCTCGGCATGCTAATGCTGACACTTGCCAGCGTCTGTGGTCTTGCGCTTACAACGTCGT TGGCTGGGCTCTTTATCGGTCGATTCTTCCAGTGTTTCACCAGCAACGGACTCTGGATTGTGGGGGTCGCAACGATGGTCGAGGGTGTGGGGAGTGAGCACATGGGCAAGATCGCAGGGCTAACCTCAACTTTGACTGCGGCGGGGACATGTGCAGGTCCATTGCTAGCCGGAGTCCTCTTCGGGCTTGGAGGGTACTGGCCTGCGTGGATTGGCCCAGCTGTGTTCCTGGTCGTGGATATTCTAATGCGTGTTTTGTTGATTGATCGTCCCAAAGCACCACGAGAGG GTCTCCCAGATCAAACTTCTGATGATGGAATCGAAGCTACGGAGGATTCCCGTTTGCTGGGTGGACCTCCGGTTGCAGGTCAAGTCGAAGAAGCAACAGGATGGCGGTTCTACGCTCATCTGTTTCGCCAGCCGCGCTTCGCCACAGGTATCATTTGCTACACAGCGTATGCGCTGTACATCGCCAGCTTCCAGGCTACCATCCCCTTGCACTCATCCGACACATTCAACTGGGGCGTTTTCCCAGccgggcttctcctcgccgcTGTTCAAGGCCCGGGGATGGTCCTGGCTCCGCTAATTGGATACTGGAAAGACCGCTGGGGACCGCGGTTCCCAACAACGATTGCGTTCTTCTTAATGGTACCGTTCCTTCTGCTGTCGGGCGCAGCGGGTGATGATCGCTTTCCTTGGTTTACTGGCGGAACCAAAGGCAAGGTCACTTATATTTGCGCCTTGGCCACGACGGGGTGTCTTATGTCTTTACTGAGTGGAGTCGGGGCAATGGAAGCGACTG AGGCTGTTGATAAGTCAGAAGAAGATCACCCGGGCATCTTCGGAATATATGGAGGCTACTCTCGAGCTGTCGCCATTACGAGCATGAGTTGGACCACGGGTCTGTTGGTTGGGCCCGTCTTAGCAGGGTTCGTGGTGGAGAGATTTGGTTATTTCGAACTCCAGTCTGTTCTGG CGACTATCTCGATCGCCTGTGGCATAAGTGCGGCGCTTTATCTCAGTCCCGTCGCTCCTAACTCACGGGTTGCCGAGGGGAATGAGGAGGATATGCATCACAATCAGGACTCcagttaa
- a CDS encoding uncharacterized protein (COG:S;~EggNog:ENOG410PRJF) — MSVHGQWTKWKSMNLCGAHAKDRLCLIEMQTGYSGKPPLGMRTGFLLRSGMSPKDPLLAAAGDEVPGLHAFNPDGIVFLRGSQPPVDDPKDMDMEMKTELMSADPGVDNDVAFRFAIEVGEELRREEFVWRRVKQGKRNGYRLIQVSSQLNGGCDDSEPVAFLEWRTAWSSLTHAFTLQLADYQTVFGERWTVMVVATAIRLYTLYIKGRTNRAVVGIGKGRR; from the coding sequence ATGAGCGTCCACGGCCAATGGACAAAATGGAAATCCATGAACCTCTGCGGCGCCCACGCCAAAGACCGGCTATGCCTGATCGAAATGCAAACAGGGTACAGCGGCAAGCCCCCGCTGGGGATGCGAACTGGGTTTCTTCTACGCAGTGGGATGAGCCCCAAGGACCCCCTGCTTGCTGCGGCGGGCGATGAGGTACCGGGCCTTCATGCTTTTAACCCGGATGGTATTGTCTTCCTGCGCGGCTCCCAACCGCCCGTTGATGACCCCaaggatatggatatggaaaTGAAAACCGAGCTTATGAGCGCTGATCCTGGCGTGGACAATGATGTCGCCTTCCGCTTCGCTATTGAGGTGGGGGAGGAGCTGCGGCGGGAGGAGTTCGTATGGAGGAGGGTCAAGCAGGGTAAGAGAAACGGCTACAGATTAATTCAGGTCTCATCCCAATTGAACGGCGGTTGTGACGATTCTGAGCCCGTCGCCTTTCTTGAATGGCGGACAGCCTGGTCGAGCCTGACGCATGCGTTCACATTACAGTTGGCGGATTACCAGACGGTGTTCGGAGAACGCTGGACTGTTATGGTTGTGGCCACAGCAATCAGGCTCTATACGTTGTATATCAAGGGGAGAACGAACAGAGCTGTCGTCGGTATTGGGAAGGGCAGACGGTga